From the genome of candidate division KSB1 bacterium:
GGTCGAGTGTGAACTGGTGGCGATACCATGAAACGCCCTCATAGCCGGGCGGATTGGCCTCCTGCCAGGCATCGCCCAGGCGCACCTTGGGCCAGAGCTGTTCGTGAATCTGACCGTCGCCCCAGCGCGTGGGACTGCCTTGCAACCAGGGGTCGATTTTGAAGGACCAGTTCTCCGCAGTGAGCAGCAGCGCTTTGGCGCGCTTCATGTGGAAGCCTTCGATATGAAAGCGCATCGTTTCCCCGGGTTGCAGCGCCACACGGCCGGACCAGCTCGGCCGCCAGATGCGTGGCAAATCCTGCTCATCGAGGGCGAAAAGCTGATTGATGGCAGTCAGAATCACGCCGCTGCCCGCCGGGTCGGCGACGAAGTCGAGCCAGAGCAGATCTTCCGCGGTGGTGCCCTCCGGCAGGGGCAGGGCGGTTTGCCGCGCATACGGCTCGGAGGAGGTGATCACGAGCTGCGGCGACCACAAGTGGGAGGCATATTCCCCCGCGGCGTTGCGATATTTGGCAATGAAAAAGCCACCGCTCTCCCGGTTTGCCTGCAGTGGTTGGGCGTGGAATTCCACGAAGAGATAACGGCGTAAATCCGCGATCGGCTCCTCGGCGGGACCTGTCAGCCTGTGCTGTTGCTCACGCCGTGCCTCCGCCGCACTCACTTGCCAGGTCCAGGGCTGCATCAACAGCAGGCGTTCGCGCGCCTCGCCCTCCGGCAGTTCCAGCCGCGGCGGCAGGGCGAAGCGCAGCCGGCTGGCCAGCGTGTCGGAGAGCATGTTGTTGCGGGTGATGATTTGCAGAGTGGGTTGATTGTTTTCCAGGCCCCCACGAAACTGCATGGTTTTGTGATTACGGCCCTGGTAGTAGGCGATTTTGCGTTCGCCATTGGGCTCCAGTTCAACGCGGTAGGCCCATTCAATATCGGCGTAGCGCCCCCAGCGGTGCAACAGCCCCGGCGGCGGTGTGCCGGCATCTTCATTGCTGTAGACCACGGTGTAAGTTAGCCGCCGCGGTCGCCGCGCGGCATCATATTCTGCCGTATAGGCAAGCAGGAGCGGCACATCCGAGTGGCGGCCATCGCGCCGGCCAAAAAGCAGAGGGGCATGGGCGAGCATGACGTAGTGGGGGTGATCCTCCTCGTAGAGGTCGAGCCGGACATTGACCATCTTCAGCTCGCGCTCACGTTCGCTCTTCGAGGAATCGGCGCGCAGCACTTCCAGGGTATGGCTGCCGGCGTTGAGATGGCCGAGATGCACTTCATAGTAATGAAAAGCGCGACCGCGGACCGTGACGACGTGAGAACGCAGTCTGCCATCCACCGCCACCCCCAGCACCACGCCGGGCACGGCGGATTCCTCCCAACTGGTTTCGGAATAAAGCTGCAGGGAGGCGATGGCCTGTGCCGGCTTCTTCAGGATAAACTCGGTACTCCAGCCCTCCTGGATCATGATCGTGCGGCTGTTCAACTTGAGCGTGTTCGAGGCACTGCCCAAGCCCTGCGCCAGGCTGGCGATGGGGAAGAAGATCGCCAGGCCGGTGAAAAATGTCAGCGTCCAAAGCCGATGGCTTTTTCTCATACTCCGCTCCCGCCTGGATGAAAGAGTGATCAGAAAATGTCGGACAATCGTCCGTCGTCTTGATCAATTCGATGTGTGTTCAGATGATGGCGAAGATGCTGGTGAGGGCAAATCCCCGTTCGTCATGGCCGGTTTTACGTTTGCCGGCGCCGCACCGGCAGCCGTCTCGTGCAGCGGTGCCGCGCCCTCACGCGCTGCCGCCGGCCTGGGTGGCAGCAATTTCAGCAGGTTTTCCAGCTCTTTTTTGATTTCGTAGAGGGCATCTTCGCTGCGCAAATCGTCGAAGGAGAGCGACAACTGTGGGCTGGCCTGCCGTATGGCTTTCAGGCGCTGCCGTGCGCCGGCAATGGTGTATTTCTCGCGGTACAGCAATTTTTTGATGAGGAAGATGAGCTTGATGTCTTCCAGGCTGTAGGCACGGTTGCCGGAGCGATTTTTCCGGGGCCGCAATTCGGGAAATTCCGTCTCCCAATAGCGCAGGACGTAGGCCTGCAACGAGGTGATGCGGCTCACTTCGCGAATCGAATAATGCGTTTTTTTTGCCCGGCGTGTGCTCATGTCCTGCTTAATCGTGCACCCCGGCAGGCGGCCATGGGGCGGCTAGTTCACGGTCTGGCCGGCATATTCGGGCCGCAGCCTGGCAATGGCATCCTGCAAGAACCCGGGAATGATGGCCCGGCGTGTGGCGGCCAGGCATTCCGGATCCTGCAGCCGGCGGATCAGCTCCTGGTATTTTTTCTCGCCGTGCCTGGCGATGATGTCCTGCTTGCGTTCCGGTTTGACGGCATGCACCAGCATGCTGCGCGGATCGGCCTCCGGATGAAATTGCACTCCGATGATTTCCGGCGAAACCCGGATGGCGGTGATCGAGCGTTCCAGTGGAACATGCGGCCGAATCTTTTCGAGCGAGAGAACCTCGGCACCCAAAGCTTGCAGTACCGTCGTGTTGGGCTCCACCACCTGCCAATCGCGGAAATCCGCGGCATAAAACGGATTTCCCAGGCTGGCATACAAACGCTCACGCTCGCCGGCTGGCGTTTTGTGAATCGGCATGATGCCGAATGATTTCGACCCCCGCTTGGTGACTGCCGCGAGCTTGAAGAAACGGCACATCATCTGAAAGGAATGACAGATGGCAAAGACATATTTGCGGGCGTGTGCCTGCGCTTCCCGCTGATTGTGCCGCCAGATCGCCTCCCACCATTGAAAGTAGCGGCGCTCCCACAATTTGCCTTCGCCGTCAAACGGGCTGCCCGGTCCGCCGGTGGAAATATAGATGTCGAAATCCAGCGTGCAAATTTCCGCCTTGTAGCGGGTTTCAAAAATCTCGTAGGTGACGGGTTGCGCCCAATATTTGCCGTCACTCTCAGTAAGCAGCTCTTTGATGCAGCGCATGCCCTCGTTGGGCAGGTTGTCATAGAGATCAAGCACGGCGACACGGATGGGCGCAACCGCGGCCGGCCTCCGTGGCACGGCAGGCCGCTGGCGTGTGTTTTCGGCCAGGTTTGAAGTTGACATGTGAACCGTCGAATATCAAGCACGGGATGATGACGTGCAGATGATAAGGCGCCGCTGAGCGCGCCCGCCCGGCCGCCGGTTGGCGGAAGTGCGGGTGAAGGCCATAGTCTCCGCCGCCCAACCCCGACAGGCGAGCCAAAATAGAAAAAAAACCGCGCAAGCGCAAGCGTTGTGCTGTTGCTGGAACAGACGCGTCACCCCCAATAAAAATCACCGGTTTCACAGGGGGTGTGCTTTTCCCCCGGTCGTTCCGGATTCACAAGAAGTAAAACCAAGCCCGGTGCCATCGATTTCTTGATTTCGAGCCGATTTGCAGTCGCCTGGCCTGACCAAGCGAGATCAGCCTTGAGAGGAAATCCTTCCCAATGCTTTGTTCCAAACAAATGAAGTGATATGGCAGCCAGCAGGGGGTGAAACGCACGACAACAAGATCTTTCAGGAAACTCCGCATTCGGTGCCTCCTGCCGCTACTTGAGCACAGATTTTGGGTATATGGTGGGTATTCCTGCCGAAATTCACAATACCTCATGGGCTAAGTCATTTTATTCTATGAGTAAGTCATGGGGAATCAGCAACTCTTTCCGTTAATCCTGGCTGCTGTCATCGTCGGTGTTGCCCTGGTGCGTGGCATGGAGCTTTACCACGAGGAAATTGCCCTCCATGATCAGCAGGAAATCCAGAAAACATTGATAGCGGCTGCCTTGCGTGCGCAATCATGGTACCGCACACCCACCGCAATGGGCGGAGGCGGCCGTTCGTTTGCGAGCATCACCTGGGCGAAGATCAATTTCAACTCGAACACGTCGATTGCCGTGCTGTCCATGTCGCACAAGAGGCGGGACAGTGTTCGCCTCACCGCTGTCAGCATCGAAAATCCTGCCCTGCGAATCAGCTACACGGTCTATCCCGATTCCCTCGTCCTGATGCCTTAAAGGGGAAGGCATCGCCGTGCCAAGCCACCACAGTAACCAGTCCCAGGAGCTTGAACTTTGTTTCTATCGGCTGCTTGCTCTGACGTCACGGCAACCCTGGGCACTGGAACCTTGCCGCAACGCTGCCACAAACAGCGCTTGCATGAGAATGATGCCGGCCTATATTCTCTCCCGCTGAGCCCAGCCTCACCTGCTTTGTGGACTCGCAAAGGGCGGAATAAAACCAACTGCATCGCGGTTTATTTTGTATCCGTCCGAGGTCGCAAGGTTTGGAGACAACGCTCCTGCACTGGCTTGGCAGTTGCAGGAGCCCCCCGGTGTTTTGCAAGCCCGGACTCAACCCGGCTTGGAAGGTTTTCAGACAGCTCCTGTTTCAGAACTAACTGCTGGAATTGCACCATCGCGGAGGTTGGCCGTCATGTCGTTTTTCGATCCGATCAAACGTGTGCAACGTCTGCGGCAGGCTGACCCCCGCCGCCAGCCGGATGCCGAGTTGCGTGAACGCATCCCCCCGGGCCAGTATCGCACGGAGAAATTCCCGGTGCTGACTTATGGAGAAACACCAGTGGTTGATTTGAAGGATTGGCGGCTCAAGGTGTGGGGTTTGGTGGAGAATCCGATCACGCTGACCTGGGAGGAATTTCAGGCGTTGCCACGCAAGAAGATTCACGTCGATATTCATTGCGTCACGCGCTGGAGCATGTTGGATACGGAATGGGAAGGGGTGCCGTTTTCTGTGATCGCGGAGCTTGCCAAGCCGCTGCCCACGGCCAGGGTGGTGATGGAGCATTCCTATGGCGGCTATACCACCAATATGCTGCTCGAAGAGATGTATGATGCCGGCGTGCTGCTCGCCGACACCTACGATGGCCGGCCGCTGGCACGTGATCACGGGGGGCCGTTGCGGTTGGTGGTGCCCAGGCTCTATTTTTGGAAAAGTGCGAAGTGGCTCAACGGGCTGGAGTTTCTCGCGCGCAACCTGCCGGGCTTCTGGGAGCGTTATGGCTATCACATGCACGGCGACCCCTGGACCGAAGAACGGTTTGGGTGATCGTCACAGTGCAGACGCTGCAGGCAGCCGGTGTTCACCCGCTGCCTTTTTATTTTTTTTCTGCCACCAACGCATGGCAAGCATTCCCGCCACCAGCACTCCCAGCAATGCCACCAACCAGTCACCATAGCGCGCATAGATCGTCGGCGGCATTTCCATCAGCGGCACGCGGGCGGTGAAGCAGGCGGCGGTATCGAAGGCGGTGCGGTGGGTGATCTCGCCGGAGGGCAGAATCACCGCGGAAATGCCGGTGTTGGTGCTGCGCACCTGCGCCATGCGCGCTTCGACACAGCGCAATTGCGAGAGCGCGAGATGCTGCTCCGGCTCCTGGAAGCGGCTGTACCAACTGTCATTGGTCACGTTCAGGATGAGGTTGGCGTTTTTTTGATCGTAAACACGCATGTAGTGCGGCGAGAGCGCTTCGTAGCAAATCAGCGGAGCGAGGCGAAAATCGCCATAAATCATCACCTCCGGGCCGGGGCCGGTGCCAAAGGTTGACACCGCCGGAATCCAGTCTTTGAGCGCCGGAAACCAGTCGGCGAAGGGCATGTACTCGCCGAAGGCCAGGAGAATGTGTTTTTTGTACAGCGCCACCGGCTCGAATTTCCCCGGTGCCGTCAGGCTCATTGAGTTGTAAATTTTGTAAACCGGTTTGCGTTCCCGCACATAGCCACCGGTGACGATCGGCGCACCGGCTCGTTCGGCCAGATCCGCCAGCTCCTGATGGGTCGGGTGGAATTCCGGAAAAGGATAGGGATAGCCGCCCTCCGGCCACAGCACGAGGTCGAGTTGCTCCCGGTTTGGCTGGATGAGTTTGCGCGTGAGGTCACGGTGGACTTCGAAAAATTTGTAGATCGTGGCGGTATCCCCGTACTGCGCCTGCAAACGCTCGTAGTTGCCAAGATTGCCCTGCACCACACCAATGTTCTTGTGCGTGGCGCACCGCATCTGTTCTTCGACCTGATGTAGACGAAAGTGACCGTAGCCAAGGCTGAACAACAGCATGGCCATCCCCGCGCCGGCGGTGATAATTTTTTCCGAATGGTCGAAAGCCGGTGACAAATTGTGCCCCAACCAATGGCGCAACCCGGGTTCGAGCAGGGCGAAGATGGCGTAGTTGACCAACAGGATTTGGAAGGTGAGCAGGAATGGACCGCCCAGATCCGCAATTTGAATCAATGGAATGATTTTGTAGATGGCATTGCCGACATACCAGTCGAACAGTTTGGGGAAGAACCGTTCGACGAGGACAAACACTGCCGGCACCCACAGCACCTGCCATTTCATGGAAAGAGGCCGGCGCAGCCACGCCACCAATCCGCCGGTGACCGCAAGATTGGCAGCGCCTACGGCCGCATATAACAGCATGATGGGCACGGCCAGCCACCACGGCAAACCGCCAAATTCAACTACTGTGTAAGCAATCCAGAAAAACCCGCCGAGTGCCATGACGAAGGAATACAGCCAGGTGTATCTCACTGTCTCCTTGATGCCGCTGCAATGATTGAGCAGCCAGAAATAAGGCACATAGGCGATTGCAACCAGCGGTGTCCAATTGATGGCGGGATAGGAGAGAAATCCAAGACACCCGCCGGTAATGGCCATGAAGAGTTTGAGCCGTCGCAATCCGGGCGCGGATGGGTCCATGTGTTGTGGACGGCGCACCACCGTGGTGGAGGGAGAGGGTTGGGAGCGTTTCATGATCGTCTCAGCCCCCGCCAACGCTCCAGTTCCCGCCGGTCTTTTTTGGTGGGCCGGCCCTTTGCCGGCCGGGGCAGTTGCCGCTCCGCTGCCTTCATCAGTTTCATCATCTCCAGCGTTTCGGGTGAAAGCTCGGGGGTGGTTTCCTCGTAGAGGAGTTTGGCATCCCTGGCGGAGAGACCGCGCGTGGGGATTTCCTTGATGGTGAGCGTGCGGTAGTGATGCGCGACTTTGACGGTCAAAACATCGCCAATATTTACCGGCTTCGAGGCTTTGGCGACATGGTCATTCACTTTGACACGGCCCAACTCGCATTCACGCGCGGCCTGTTCCCGGCTGGGAAAAATGCGGGCCAGCTTGAGCCATTTGTCCAGGCGCATGGTGCGCCTGAAGCCGGAGGGATCAGCAGTTCCTGCGGGCATGGTTCACAATCAATTATTGGTTTTCTTCAAAGAGAGAACCCTGTTGCCAGGCGATTTGCCGCTTGCAAGCACATATTTCCCGGCATCCTTCTCTGTTGCTTCCAGCGCCTGCCAAAGCCTTGCATCAGACTCCTCGATCGGCTCTTCTCCTACTTCCTTCAGAGAATGGCGTCGGATGAAATCGGCAGCCCTTCTCCTTCTACACCACTATTTATCCACTCATCCACTATTCATCGCACGCCGGTGAGGAGTGAGAGGCGAAATTGGCGGTTGCATCTTCCTGGCAGGGCGTTCCGGATTCGAGACGCGCGGTGCGGAGCTTGAGATGCCCGATCACTTGCGGGGCCCCTCCTCTTAGCGAAGCCGTTGCTCGATAAAGTATTTCGCCAGGGACGTTTCCTCCAAATTAATGATTTTGTCTCTGGGGGATATTTCTGCTGCGGGAAAAAAGAACCTTTCAATTGGATTTCGGAGTCAATGTTTCAACATGCTGCTGCAATTGGGCATGATCCTGGCGCAGCGCGGATATTTCTCCCTGCAACTGATCGACCTGCTTCTCGATCTTTGTGATTCTATCGTCCTGCAGCAGGGAGGTTCTTTTTGCCTCGGTCCAGACTTCTGTTAGTTGGTCGCGCCATTCTTTGGCTTTTTGATCAGTTCTCTGAAAAGCCTGGTTGCCCACCTCGGGAATCATGTGCTCCAGCGCATCAAAATTTTCCCTTGTGTAAGCATCGAGAGCGGCCAGGTTCTTTTCAACGCTGCTGATCCTCGTATTGACTTGTTCGAAACCGGCTTGCATTTCGCTGCGGAGCTGGCCGATCTGGTTCTGCATTTCGCTGCGGAGCTGCTCGTTGCCGGCCTGCATTTCACTGCGGAGTTGTCCGATCTGAGTCTGTGTTTCGCTGCGGAGTTGGCCGATCTGGGTCTGTGTTTCGCCGCGAAGCTGCTCGATCTGGTTGTGCATTTCGCCACGAAGCTGCCCGATCTGGGTCTGCATTTCACCGCGAAGCTGCCCGCTCAGGGCCTGCATTTCACCGCGGAGCTGTCCGACCTGGGTCTGCATTTCTCCGCGTAGCTGGCCGATCTGGATCTGTATTTCGCCTTGAAGCTGCCCAATCTGGGTTTGCATTTCACCGCGGAGCTGCCCGATCTGGGTCTGCATCTCGCCACGAAGCTGCGTGGTGGTCTGTTGGAAACCTGCCTCCATTTCGCCGCGAAGCTGCTCGATCTTTTCGATGATCGTATTCAAACTGGCACGGCGTGCGGTGGTTTTCTTTTTGGGTTTTCCCGGCATATGCTTTTCCCCGAGTTCAGAAAAGTCTGAGTTGTTGCTCTGCGATCTGGTCGTTGCTCTTTTTTGCCCTGGCCTGCCAATATTCGTAAGCCTTGAGTTGTTCTTCGATATCCGACAAGAAGCGCGACGCGGCAAATCTTCGGGACTTGCCAAAGAGCATGCGGCGGGCTGCACGCACGAGATAAAGCCGCTCCCGCGCGCGCGTCATGCCGACATAAAACAACCGGCGTTCCTCGGCGGGATCACCCTGCAATTCTTCCAATTGCATTGGCGTCAGGTGCTCTTCGCAGCCGATGATGAAGACGACGGGAAACTCCAGCCCCTTGGCGGCGTGCAGGGTCAGCAGCGAAATCTTCTCGGCCCGCGCTTCGATTTGATCCGCCTCGCGCTGCAGGGCAAGGGCATCCAGCAGCGCTCGCGGGGTGGAATGCCAGTGCGCCAGCCCTGCCAGACGCTGCCAATTTGGCCGGCAAACCTGCAGCAGCGGTGTCTCAGGTTGTGGCTGCAAATTGGTGAGCAGGTTGGCCAGCGCGGCATCAACACCACGGCTTTGTTGATCCTGAACAAAGCGTGCCATGACTTCTGCGGCAACGCGCAGCGCCATCGCCGGCCGCTGGCCCAGGTTCGTCTGCGCCATAAACCGTGTCAGCAGCAGCCTGTCCCGTTCCGGGGTCACCGTGAAATATTCCGCCAATTTTTTTGCCGAACTTTGACCAAACCCCGGTGTGAGAAGTGCGACGAATCCCGCAAAATCATTTGCATCGCAGGGCAGGCCAGCGGCCCAACGAATGACCGCCAGCAACTCGGGCATGCCTTTGCGCCGCGCCAGCGGCGTTTCGCCGGCCACCTGAAACGGCATGCCGGAATGTTGCAGGGCCTGCTCCAGCGGCGGCCGCAGCGCATTCAAACGATAAAGGATCGCAAAGTCACCAAAACTGTATCGACCTTCCGGCGATTGTGCCACCCGCGTTGAATCTTGGGAGAACAAGCTAGTGCCGCCCACCAGTTTTTCGATTTGATGCACCACAAACTCGGCCTCGGCTTCGGCAGTGGGCGCGGCATAAATGGTGAGATTGCCCGGCGTCAGCAGGGTTGGCGAAAGCGGCAGGGCCACGCAATCATCACCTGCTTCGATGACCTGTCCGCAGGCGGCGAGAATGATGGCGCCGGAACGATAGTTCTCCTCCAATCGCATGACCACGGCACCAGGAAAATCCTCGGCAAAGCGGCTGAAATAGCCGACCTCAGCACCGCGAAAGCCGTAAATCGCCTGATTGGGATCGCCGATGGCCGTGAGGCGGGCGCCGCCTTGCACCAGCAATTTGAGCAGGCGATGCTGCGCAGCATTGAGGTCCTGATACTCATCGACAAAAATCCAGTGATAGCGCTGCTGCAACGCCTGGCGTACTTCCGGAGTGTTTTCCAGCAGGCGGATGGCCTGCAACAAAAGGTCGTCGAAATCCCACACCTGCAGCCGCTGCAGCGCCGCCTGATAGGCTGCCTGCCGGCCTGCTTGTTCGGGCGTGGCGGGTGTGGTCAAGGTCGCCTTGTGCAGGGAAATTTCATCGAGCCAGCGGGAGCGTTCGGCAGTGGCGGCTAACGGCCACAATTCCTGTGCGATCATTTCCCGGCGCTCATCAGGGATAATCTCGAAATCACGTTGTTCGTCGGCATGTTCCCGCAGCAGGGCAAGGCAGAACGCGTGAAATGTCCCGATGGTGAGCTCTTCCGCCAGGCGGCCGGTTTGCTCCCGCAGGCGCTGACGCATTTCCTCGGCCGCCTTGTTGGTGAAGGTGATGGCGAGCATGCTGCGCGCCGGTTCCCCTGATTGCAGCAGATGCTGGATGCGATGCACCAGCGTGTGCGTCTTGCCCGTGCCCGGACCGGCGATGATGAGCAAATGGCCGTCCGCATAGGTCACCGCCCGGCGTTGCGAGGGATTAAGACGCTCCACCGGCGTTGGTGAGATGCGGGGAGACTCGTCCGGCGGCAAGGTGAGCGGCGACAGGGGCGGCTGCACCTGCACCGCCGCGGCAGCGACATTGGCCGTGGCCTCTGTTTCCGCCGGGGTATCTGTCAGCTCGATTGCGACCAGGCTGACCTGCCGGAGAAATTCCCGGCGTTCTGCCGGCGTGAAAAGCTGAATCACACCGTACTCGCCGTCATAGCCAGCCGCGATCTTGACCTCCCCGCAGCGCATGCGACGGATGCCCTCCGCCACCACCGGCGAGCTCAGCCGCTCAATGTCTGCGAGTGGCGCCTCCTGCAGGATATGGAGTTCATTGCCGAGCCGCCGCAGCAGGTTCCAAAAGATCTCATCGACGCCCTTGCTGCCGGCCTTTTTGCCCGTGGCCTCGGCAATGATTTCCGGCAGCGGGATGAGATGGGTGTAGGGGCGCCAGCGCGGCGGCTTCTCGCCTTCGGGACGGTCCGCCAGCGCCTCCACACGCGCCATGACACCCACTGTTACCGGCTTGCCACAGACCGGACAATTGCCCTGGTGCTGCGCGGTTTCCCGCGGGTGCAGGCGGGTCTGACAGGTGCGATGACCATCAAAATGATACTTGCCCTCCTCGGGGAAAAACTCGATCGTGCCGAGAAAGCCCGGATCATCCTCCCGTTGCCAGGCGCGGTAAATGGCGGGATAGGAGAGCTCAGTGTCGAAGAGATTTGCTTCACGTGCCAGCTTTTGTGGAGAATGGGCATCCGAATTCGACACCAGCACAAAGCGATCAAGCTGTTTGAGCCGCCAGTTCATCGGCGGATCGGAAGACAGCCCGGTTTCCACAGCGAAAAGGTGCGGTGTGAGATCGGCAAAGCAATCGTCGATGGCATCGAAACCGCCCTTGGAGCCGAGCACCGAAAACCAGGGCGTCCAGATGTGAGCCGGCACCAGAAAAGCCAGCGGGTCAGAGGCCAGCACGATCTCGAGCAGATCCCGGGAGTCCAGGCCGAGAATCGGCCGGCCATCCGCGCGAATATTGCCGATGCTTTCCAGACGGGATTGGATCTTGAGCGCGGCTTCGAAGCCGGGGACAAAGACGATATTGTGAATCTTGCGCACCCGGTCGAGGCGCTTGTAGATGTTGGAAATTTCGGCAGTGAGCAGAAAGCGAACCTCACTGGCGCAGGCTTTGGGCACTTCACCCGGCGTCAGGCGCCGGTAATCTTCTTTGAGGCGAAACAGCCCCGTCTCAGCCGGTTCCAATTTTTCGCGCAGTTCGCTGAGCCAGCCGGGATGGACGAAATCGCCGGTGCCGACCACCGTCAGGCCCTTGAGCTGCGCCCACAGGCTCAGATACTCGAGATTGAGCTGTTTGCTGGTAGCGCGCGAATAGTGGGAATGCAAATGCAAGTCGGCGTAGAACTTCATGGGAGCACGGTGCCTGGCCCGATGATGGCCAAGTTCTGGAATGAGCCTCGGCGATGCAGTGGTCACGGTGGCTGCCGCAACCGGTAGCCGTTTCCGCGTCATAATTTCCGCCGTGCTGCGGCGGTGCGGAAAACAGCGCGGCATGCTACGAAATGGCCGGCAAAGTCGCAAGCGAAAAGATCAATGGTGCCGGCCGGCGCGGCCGCGATCAGGCCAACTCCTGATTTTGCTGAGCCTGCCGTTGCCAAGATTTCTATTTGACTTTCAGAAAAGTTCGGTTATATTTTGCGCCTGTTTTAAAAGAGGGCTGGCGGTGCGAATCATCGGGCTGGCAAAACACATGACCATGCAAAAAAAAGCTGCCAAAAAAACATCATCAGACCGGAACAGTCAGCCGGCGGGGCGCAAGCAGTCCGACGGCGCAGTTGCCGAGCATGAGAATGGCTTAACCGCCGCATCGAAATTATCTGGAGGCGGTATGAATCTGGATGAAATTAGAGAGCTGGTGAAGATTGTTGAAAGCAGTGGCATCATGGATTTGGAGGTCACCCAGCGCGGCAGCAAGGTTCGCATTTCAAAGTATCCCGGCAATGCGCATGCGCCCGCGCCGATGACTGCCGGTCACTTTGTCGTGCCGGATCAATACCTGCGGCCGCCCCTGCCGGCCGCCGGTGCGCCCGCCCCCAGCGCCGGGCACGAGCCTCCTGCCAGCAGCGCCCCGGCCCCTGCCAGCCAAAAAAATTTCGTCGAGATCAAATCTCCAATGGTGGGCACCTTTTACCGCGCGCCCGCGCCCGATGCCGAGCCGTATGTCAACGTTGGCGACACCATCTCCAAAGGCCATGTTTTATGCATCATCGAAGCCATGAAACTCATGAATGAAATTGAGGCGGAGTTTGCCTGCCGCATCATCGAGATTCTTGTGGAAAATGCGCAGCCGGTCGAGTACAACCAACCTCTTTTCCGGGTCGAAAAACTTTGAAAAAAGTTCTGATCGCCAATCGCGGCGAGATTGCGCTCCGCATCATCCGCGCCTGCAAGGAACTGGGGATCAAAACGGTGGCGGTTTATTCCGATGCGGATGCGGACTCGCTGCACGTGCGCTTCGCCGATGAGGCCGTTTGCATCGGTGCCGGACCCAGCAGGGAAAGCTATCTCAATATCCCGCGCCTGATCAGCGCCGCCGAGGTCACCAATGCAGATGCGATCCACCCCGGCTATGGCTTTCTCGCCGAAAACGCCCACTTCGCCGAAATCTGTGCCTCCTGCAACATTCGCTTCATCGGACCGACCGCCGCAATGATCAGCGCCATGGGCGACAAGGCGCTGGCCAAGGAGACCATGCGCCGGGCGGGCGTGCCGACCATCCCGGGCAGCGAGGGCACACTCCCCAACGCCGATGCGGCACTCGCCTTTGCGGAAGAATTCGGTTTTCCAGTCATTATTAAAGCGGCTGCCGGCGGCGGTGGCCGCGGCATGCGGGTGGTGCGCGAAAAAAGCGAACTGGTGCGCTCCTTCGAGCAGGCCCAAGCGGAGGCCGGCGCCGCTTTCGGCAACCCCGCGGTCTATATCGAGAAATATTTCGAGCAGCCGCGCCACATCGAAATCCAGCTCATCGGCGATTCCCA
Proteins encoded in this window:
- a CDS encoding UvrD-helicase domain-containing protein; its protein translation is MKFYADLHLHSHYSRATSKQLNLEYLSLWAQLKGLTVVGTGDFVHPGWLSELREKLEPAETGLFRLKEDYRRLTPGEVPKACASEVRFLLTAEISNIYKRLDRVRKIHNIVFVPGFEAALKIQSRLESIGNIRADGRPILGLDSRDLLEIVLASDPLAFLVPAHIWTPWFSVLGSKGGFDAIDDCFADLTPHLFAVETGLSSDPPMNWRLKQLDRFVLVSNSDAHSPQKLAREANLFDTELSYPAIYRAWQREDDPGFLGTIEFFPEEGKYHFDGHRTCQTRLHPRETAQHQGNCPVCGKPVTVGVMARVEALADRPEGEKPPRWRPYTHLIPLPEIIAEATGKKAGSKGVDEIFWNLLRRLGNELHILQEAPLADIERLSSPVVAEGIRRMRCGEVKIAAGYDGEYGVIQLFTPAERREFLRQVSLVAIELTDTPAETEATANVAAAAVQVQPPLSPLTLPPDESPRISPTPVERLNPSQRRAVTYADGHLLIIAGPGTGKTHTLVHRIQHLLQSGEPARSMLAITFTNKAAEEMRQRLREQTGRLAEELTIGTFHAFCLALLREHADEQRDFEIIPDERREMIAQELWPLAATAERSRWLDEISLHKATLTTPATPEQAGRQAAYQAALQRLQVWDFDDLLLQAIRLLENTPEVRQALQQRYHWIFVDEYQDLNAAQHRLLKLLVQGGARLTAIGDPNQAIYGFRGAEVGYFSRFAEDFPGAVVMRLEENYRSGAIILAACGQVIEAGDDCVALPLSPTLLTPGNLTIYAAPTAEAEAEFVVHQIEKLVGGTSLFSQDSTRVAQSPEGRYSFGDFAILYRLNALRPPLEQALQHSGMPFQVAGETPLARRKGMPELLAVIRWAAGLPCDANDFAGFVALLTPGFGQSSAKKLAEYFTVTPERDRLLLTRFMAQTNLGQRPAMALRVAAEVMARFVQDQQSRGVDAALANLLTNLQPQPETPLLQVCRPNWQRLAGLAHWHSTPRALLDALALQREADQIEARAEKISLLTLHAAKGLEFPVVFIIGCEEHLTPMQLEELQGDPAEERRLFYVGMTRARERLYLVRAARRMLFGKSRRFAASRFLSDIEEQLKAYEYWQARAKKSNDQIAEQQLRLF
- the accB gene encoding acetyl-CoA carboxylase biotin carboxyl carrier protein; translated protein: MNLDEIRELVKIVESSGIMDLEVTQRGSKVRISKYPGNAHAPAPMTAGHFVVPDQYLRPPLPAAGAPAPSAGHEPPASSAPAPASQKNFVEIKSPMVGTFYRAPAPDAEPYVNVGDTISKGHVLCIIEAMKLMNEIEAEFACRIIEILVENAQPVEYNQPLFRVEKL